The DNA window AACCCgagtttgttttgttattaaGCGCGATCATCTTCATCATCGGGTCCAAGCCTCCATTCGCTTCCATAATAAGAATTAGGCAATCCCAACCAAAACTTAAAGGCCTCAGCGGCTCTCTTCCTCTCGACCCTTCTATCTTGCCTCGCTTTCGAAGCGTGTTTACTAGTAAACATCTTCGAATGCATCTCCACATAAATCCTCTTATACTTGGTCTTATTAGGTGATATCCCATTTTCTTCCATACACGCAACAATCTCCAAAGCCTTTCTGAAAAACGCAGCCCTAACACATATATCTGCTAACGTATCAAGAAGCCCTTCGTCGGGCTTCAATTCGTTACatctttcttttatttcattCCATAGAAGTAAAGCTTCCCCTGGTTTTCTAGCAACACTGATCCCATAAGCAAGGCTTCCGTATGTCGAAACATTAGGGTTAAACCCGGATTCCTTCATTTGTTCTATAATTTTCTTCGCTTCTTCTACAAATCCTAGTTTACAAAATCCTTCGACTAACATGTTCCACGCTACTATATCGACTTTCACACGAGGATCCTTTAACATCTCGTCGAAAACCTTGTTGGCTTGTTTCGGTTGGCCGGTGGAAGCGAATGCCTTCATGAGGGTGGTGTAACTGACTTTCGTGGGCGCAATTCCTTTTTCTCGCATCTCATTGAAGTAAGTTAGGGCTCCGGAGCTATCGTCGACTGTTATGCAACCGTCGATCAGTGTGTTGTAGGATACTACGTCGGGATCGATTTTCATAAATGTCATCTCTTTGATGAGATCTTTCGCTTTATCTATCTGCAATTGCTGACAGTAACCTTTAAGGAGAATGTTGTATGTGATTCGATTAGCAGGCTTTCCAACTCTTGACATCTCAGCGAGCACCTCTCTTGCATTGTCCATCGATCCGGATTTAACGAAAGCCGATACGACTGTCGTGTAGGTGACATGATCTGGATGGCTTGAACTGTCTTCTTGACATCTCATGGCGTCCAGCATTCTGACCGTGTCTGTTACCCTTCCTTCCTTCATGTAACCTTTCATTAGAGTGGTGTATATTCTCGAATCTGGTGCGTATGGTTTCGGCAACAAGGGTGGTTCCCTGCGATTCGAAACCCAAACAGAGATCGGAAGTAGTTTCTGAAATGAAGGGTCGTTTGGAATATGGATATGGTTTTCAGAATTCGCGTTTCTCAGAATCTTACAGATGTCTAACCTTCCTTCCCTCATAGCTTGTACAATATCCTCAGCGGTATCCAAATCGCCAAATCCAACATAGGCTGCAACCAGAGAATGCAGAGTGGTCATACACATTGGGATTTCCTTATTGAGAATTGTTTCCAATGCGCAAACAAGTAAATCTTTCCTTCCAGCTCTAGCCAGCAGTTTGATCATTACATTATAAGTAAGAACATCTGGTTCACAACCAAACTCGGGCATTTCATCAAACAGTTGGCAGAATCTATTAGTATGACCTAAATTAGCACAAGCATTAAGCACAGCATTATAAGCTGCAGTATCTGGTTTCGAATCAGCCACAACTTTAGGATCAGCAATTCGGCGAATCCGTCTAAGAACTGAATCAAAAAGTTTTAAAGCTTCAGCCGGACCATCATCAGGTGAAGACGAAAGTCGACTTACAACAGCACTCCAAGCTTTAACGTGAGGTAAGTAACCGGATTTAAGCATGGATTTAATAACAGATGTTGCATAAAGTACCTTACCAGCTTTCGCAGCCGCAACTGCAAGAAGACCGAGTGAATTAGCATCAAGACGGTGAAGTTGCTGTTCACGTCGGAGACGTTGGAGTATGGATTGAGCTCGAATGAGACCTTCATGAGTGTTTTGATGGGATAATTGAGAAACTAATCTGCTAAGACAAGTAGGGCTAGGGAGAATTGAATCATGGTTGGTGTATATTAGCCAAGCTTCCTCTGTTTTCCTTTGCCGGAGAAGAAAGAGTAGTTTTTGATCTTGGGTATCAACGGAAATGGATGATGTTTGTGAGCCGACGGTGGTGATTGCGGTTTGGGGTTGAAGTAGACACTTGGTTTTGACGCCGCCGGCGGTGTTGATGACGCCGGTGGTATTGAAGACGACGGCGGAAGAAGAAAACGGCGAAACCCAGTAGTGGGTGAAAAGGGTTTGAATCATATCTGgtccatgaagaagaagaagaagaagcgtGTGTCTTTGTTCAGAATTTATATGAGAGAAGAAGATATCATCAATTTGGGTGGAAAGGGAGTGTTCAACGTTGAGTAATTTGTGTCCTCTTATAAATGtgacattttcaaataaaccctgtCATATTTAACCTTtaaaacttgtttgattttgtttttatttatttttcaaataatctagttAATCATTTCATAaccctaaatattaaaatacacttattttacttttataaaattaaataataattttttttttataaaaattctaaataatccAACATTAAACAAGCTTAAAgacaaaaaaatgtttaaattttgaacCATTTTGAAATGGTTCAAACGGTTAGGTTTATCCACTAAAATACATaactaaaaaaatcttaaaaattttgatttcaattgaatcgaaaaattaaaaattaaaaatataattaattaattcgaaAATCTTCAAAGTTAGAAGATCTTTAAGATAAACGATAAAACTCAAACAAATTAACAAGTTTTTCGGATCTAATCTCCAAAATCGTCGTGATAATGACAttgtgaataattttttaatgatctactttatttgttaaattttctATGAATTTTTTCCAACGATAtagtttacaattttttttttatagaaatataacacgtaaataaaatctttaatgaTCTACTTTATTTGTTAAGGTTGAAAAGTCCTCTAAAAGTTAAAGGAAGGAATATATTTCTCTCGATAACCATTAGACATTCTCCGACATAAACCATTAAATTTCGGTCAAATTTCAGGAAAGTCTCAAAATGTGACGAATATGAAAAGTAAGTCGTCACTAGggaatatgaaattttattaagtATCTTAAACCCCTAACCATTTCAAGGTTAGATTAATTTtcagttcaattttaaataacatttcaatAAGACGGTTAGGTTAGAAATTTTAATTGCacctttaatttaaataaataaaaaaataaaaaccattTTCAACTTGCAATAATGCTATCTTTCCCTACCAAAAAAAGctttataactaaaatattaacaaGTTATTTACACACTGCAACCTACCTTAATGCCAATCTTTCATAAGTTAATAcgtagaaaaaaacaaataaataataaataaataaataaaacactaaGAAAGATGGAACGATCCTTGTCCTTCGATTATTGCATATAAAAGTTTTTCCCGCAAAATTTCCTGcaaaaatataccaaaataaaataccagttttcaaataaatatagatGGAGTAAGAAGAAATCTCACTTTTGTAGAGTAAGGAGGGAGCTTTAAGTAATTGGCACAAGTCATCACACTAGGAAGAACCCCATCATCAATGCAACCTCCAGAGTTCTACAATTAAATCGCGAAAACACAGTTAAAATCTGCAAAGAATTGAGAGTTAAAATTTAACCGCAATTATGTAAACAACAACAAACCTTGCAAACAATGGTTAGCTTTGGATTCAAAGATGCCAACCCTCCAGAAGGTAACCGCGGTGCTCCTGTTACAAACTGCAGAAAATGTCTTTGCTGTTCTTGATCAAACTCTTGTATGATTTCTAGCAGCTGATAATTTTCACACGGGTAAAAAGAATGAGACGTGGATTCACATAATAAGAGAGTAAACGGGAATAAGTTCAGAATCTAACATTGATAATGGTAGGACTAGTTGCTGTATAACCATGATCAAACTTGATATTATCCAGTAACTCATTTTTCTGCCAAAAAACGAAAGAAAAGAATAAGTcgattgatatatatataatttcagtAAACAATTCTACATACAGTCCATTGTCTACGTTCTCCACATAATAGATGCTCTAATTCCTCTTCTGTGAAAATCCGAAGATGCTTAATAAGGAAAACCTGTAAATCCAATAATCATCATATATTATTagattgttaaatttaaattattagtgaaacgataaaaaaaagttggtcAGACCTGGTTAAAACCGGATTTGAATGCTTCTATTTGCTTCGAAATTCCATCACCAATTGTCGCTTCCACAACAAGATTAACATACTCCTCCAGATTCGACAGATTTACCTACAGAAAATATAGCACAGTTAGATAACTTAAAAATGAGAAGAATTCATACACACAATGACAAGTTTGACCAACCAGTTTAGGAGAATCAGATGCAGACGAAAGAAAATGGTTAGGATATCCCGGGAGTGTAAAATCGAGGCAAAGATCCTCAATTCTTGTACCCCGAAAGCATGAGATATCTTCTACCACAAATTCTTCCCCATTAATGGACTTCAGATATTTATGTCTTTCAACTATGGCAAGAAACTCTAGTAGAGATCTACCAAGCTCGGGATCAAACAAGTGGATGTCATACAAAGTAAGTTCCTGAAGTCACAAGAGAAAAATCAAACATCAGTTTTCATAATTCTACAAAGTATATAAGCATTCGGTTAAGCATAAAATTTAGTACCTGGCCAAGAATAAGCTTATAGAAGGCTTTGGAAAATGGTATATCGAAAACCCTCCCATCATGGAGAGCCTTAGCTACAAACTGTCCCAAAAGGACAAACTTCTTGATCACATCCGAAAATTCTACCTCTGTTTTAGAACAAGAAGACATCGGACGAGGGAAAAGGCCACATGAAGAAACGAGTGTTCTAGAATCTCCATCAGTTGGGTTTGTGATATAGTCATCTCTCCACATCCCAAGTGCAGATAACTGAAATTCATGACTGACCAGTGTGAAGAATTCCAAAGTGGGACCTAAACCAGTTCCTATTTCTTGGTTGTATTCAATTTCCACAACACCCTTTTGGCGAGCATGAAGATCCATCATCTTAGTGGCAGAGTCAAGAATTCGGTCTCTGCATACCAGAAACTTCTTCTTAGGTACCCTTCCAACTAATCTTCTTGAATCAGAGTTAGATGAGGGCTGTTGAGGCTGATTTAGCGGTTGACTAAAAGCTGCCAATCTAAAGTACTTAGATTTCACatcaaaaccaaatacaaaagGACATGATTCCATTAACCAGAGGCACCAACATGGAAAGCTACCGACAGATACAGCCAGAGAATCCCGCATTTGCTGTTCTAGTTTCTCGTTCAATTTAACATTCACAAATTCTTTCATAGGGATAGAAGAAATAACTGCCCTCAAAGTATCCAAGTTGTCAGTTCTCCCTCTGGCAAAGTCGTGTAACTTCTTATGAGACGCGAGATGAAACATTGATCTATTTATGCCTTCCAAGCTTTTGAGGACAACTAATATATCGCAAACAGACGGATCATCTAAGTTGATAACAGCAGATGATAGGATATTGGAGAAGAAAAATGGTTGATGCCAACACGTCCTATCTTTATTCTCTGAATGAATGACATCtgtttgataattttgtttacGTTGTCTTCTATAGGTAATTTTGTGTAATTGACTCCACAGATTCCTGGAGCCgtcaatttcttcttcattgttgactaatataatattttgatataatgaCAGTCCTAGGTCCATCTGGGTTTCATCAAGGTAAAACACCAATCCTGATGTGCTGTCTCTATTCTCTTCGAAAGATTTTGAAGGATTGTACTGTTCATTGTTGTTCTCTAAAGACTCCTGAAAACATATTAACAAAGAAGTTAATGGCTGAGGTGTATGGAAAAGatatatttgtttcaaataaaatgattaacCTGAATTTCCAAATGATCTGCATCGTGTTTTTCCCCCTCTTTATTTACGTGCAATATAACTTTTGGCAATAAGTCCCATCCAATAGAATTCAGAGAAACAAACGGGTCAACAGTCTGGACAGAATCAGAATAATCAGATAGACTTGTCTCCCCTTCTTCTCTAATGAACTGAACGGTTAGACAAGGATAAGGCTTGCACATTCCATTTGGAAAACTAGCGTACGAATGCCTTAACCTCTGTCCGTGATTcaggaaaacatgacagtttTCAACCGAAGATAACGCAATCTGCAGTTTCTCAACGATAACAGACAAAGGAATCTGTTCCTTGTCCTCAGAAGGTAAGAAGAGGCTGCCAAACTCCTCAAATCTTTTCTCAACATGATTGATTTGACTAGACCCTTCTGTACTTTGGTTGCATGATAAGTAAGTTACTAACGAGCTAACAATTCCACTTTCGATGAACTCAAAGGTAGAAGCTGATTCTCCACCAATAAGCTTTTCCATAATTTGGCACATGATTTGGAACTTCTGCTCATTCAAAGACAAGATGTTCAGATTATTTAAAGAAGCAGCTAGAGCTTTGAGGTCACACAGGACATCAGTTCCCTTGACATCATTCAATAAAGTAGcaaaatatttcttcttaataagTTCAGCCAGACTGGGAATTGAACTCTCGTTTATCTCGCATGTATCACCCTCTGAAGCCAGAGAAGGATGAAAAGCATAGCATAAGCATCTGACGACACTTCTGGGAGAAATTGTTTTACTTGAACCTTTTGGCATCTGAATGCCACTATTTACGGGAATTACAGACTGCAACCGCTTATCTGGAATTAGAAGTGAATCAATTGCAAAAGAGACGCCTTCCTTCACAAAGGGATTCAGGAAAACATCAGAGAGCTTTTGCAGGAGAATATCGACAATCTGCAAGGCTAGGATTTGAATATGGCGATCCTTCCGAGTGAGAACTCCAGCTAAGAAGCTGTCAcatagtataaaaaattatttatcggAAATATCAATGGTTATAAATGTTGATTTATAATGGGAAAGCCCTTTTCACCTTGAAATGTTAGTGCCCCTTAGCAATTCGTCTAGCATTTCAGGTTCGCTGAAATAAACGAACTTATTGATAACGTGTAGACTGCCATGGCAAACATGTACACTGGCACCAGAATTAACCACCTGCTCAAGGAGCAGGGAATAATTATACAAGCCATCAAAAGAGGTTTTTTCTAAGATAACTATTTGGGGACTGTTTCATAAACCAACCTGCATAAGGATAGGTAAAATTTCTTTCTTGAACTTTTGGAAAAGATCAGGATGATCATTCAGAAAGGCTTGCTTTTCCAggtttaattcaatattttgatttcCCCTCTGAGCAGGGAGAAGCACATCAAGCAACTTCAAAACTTCATGAATGTGAGGCTGTCAAAACAGAAAGATGTGTGCTTATTATTCAAAACACAAGAAATCAGATTCCAAACTTCGTAATGAGCTTTTTAGCTTTGTGATTTAAATTTCATCATCGCCGGTAACAGTTACACACCTGACCGCTAAATCCCTCAGTCACATGAGAAGAGGCTATTGAATGTGAAAGATCAAACGAAGAGAAGATGTCTTTGACCATGGCAATGATGTCGTGATCAAAAAGAGACCGAACAGCTCTAATTGAACCAGAAGCAAGTTTAACATAAACTCCAACAAGCCCCTTTAAGACAAAAAAGAGATAAGATGCTAAATTCTTGTGTCAAGCTAAAAAAAGTTCAAACAGAATTTAGTAGAAGAAAATTGGACATACAGAGTAAATTGGCATAGATAAGGCGATTTTGCATGACAAGCCTATAAGATGCGTGGTTTGATGAATCACCCCAAATTCACAGAGCTCATTGAGCATGTCCACAGATTTTTGTGCCCTTTCTGTTATTTTTATCAAGCATGTGACGACATTCTCCACAATctgaaataattaaaagtagaaGTGCACAAACAAAGAAGGGTTTATCCATCTAAAACTGAAAATTTCACAAAGAACTTTTCCTTTGCCATAACAAAATTAGGTATACCTGGTGATCATCATATTGAAGAAGGTTACATAGAACTGGAACCGCCTCAGTCACTGATGAAAGGGATTCAGAAGGAAGCCTCTTACATATGTTAACCACAGTTGAAACTGCAACTCTCTGAACAAAAGCGAGCAATCAAGGTAAAATacaccaaaaaaaattatacaaataacaaTTGGATGAACACGACCCACAAGAATCAGCACATTATTGTACCTGCACACTTCTAGAGAAAAAATCAATGAAACTTAAAACAGCCATGATGGCCCCTGATTGTAAGCAGGCAAGCGGTTGTCCGTATGAGATCTTTTGTAAGGCTTCACAGCACTGCAAATAGTAAAACAATTAGATTAAAAACACAATGAAGATCAATTCTCTTCTAAAATATAGTGTAACAGATGATGACATACTTGCTCAGCTACATCAAGATACTCAATAGCCATTAATCTTTGACAAAGGGCAGGAACCGCATCATGCTGAACAAGAAAACTTGAGGATCGAGGATGCACATCACACAAATAAGTCATAGCCCTTATAGATAGAAGCATGATTTCAGGGTTTGTTTCATTCTTAGCCAAATTCACAAGAATTGGAGACAAGGGTTCTACAATTAAACTCGACAAAGACCCATCAGGAGAAAAGGATAACAGTTCACACAGTTCAGTAAGAACAACCATTGCTCCAGATTTATCACCCTCCTCACCCAAACAAGATAAAATTCTTTGAAATTTCCTATTTTCGGCAATAGCTGCTGGCCTGTAACCTCTTATATTTTGATGAACAGGTTCTCCATCCGAATCACAAGACCCATAAGTATCAGTATCACTCTCTGATCTTCCAGAGGCAGAAAGCGATGAACTATCCATCCCCCCATCTATAACTTCAGGCATCGAATTTACACTGTTCACTGGTGGTGGGGGTACTACAGGATTCTCAACTGGCATCGAATTTGATGAACTTGGTTTAAACTCCAATGAACTACAAGCACGTTTATCAGCAGGCATATCCTCAACAAAATCTGTTCTTTTTTGTCCTCTACTACCCATAATCAGTAACCTAAACAACCATCACCACCTGTTTCACCAAGATCGGTTACTATTACTGTGATTGACGCCAGTAGCTACAAACAAACAGTATAGAAATCATAAACAAAACAGGATCATAAACGTATAATTGAAGAATAATtgtcaaaaacataataatcaaGCTGCAAAATATGATGATCCAGTTAATCCAGTCGGTGGGTGATGCTAAAAACGATCATCTTCAAAAGTTGAAAAGACCCAATATAGAAGATGATGATGGGGTTGATGGGTTCTTTACCTTATTCCTTAATACTACTATTTCTACTACTCTTTCTCAAGTCTGATCATGGAAGAATAAACAGAGCAGTGCGAATTCTAACCTTTGAGGAACTCGCGCGTGTGCCGTATATTTTTCCTTAGCCTGATCTCtattctcttctctctcttctctctctctatattaaataactatttCTCCTATAAATAATACCATTATACATGCATAtctattcatattttatattttaatccgAAATATAagtatcattattatatattatttaatatttccttaccttttatatttcattaattataatataacatatcAAATATAATCATTAGGTTAtctttaagaatttttattttccattctaACTAACACCACCTTAAATAAATGAAAccaagtattaaataaaaactagcCTTTTAAAGTTaggatattaaatatattatgagaTATAAAATCTAggatttgggtttttatttttgttgaatattgtgcttaaataatttatttttcatcattatacAAATTACAAACACCTTTTTTAGGTTTAAgtatttattgataaattaagtacTTAGTTATggcattctaaattattttacaagtatacaaaattaatatgattatattatatataattttattagtaaaaATACTCATAAGTACAAAATTggattatattttaatacatagcatatactgtttttttttttaaaattgaaagattaattattattaaagacTATAATTAAGTCACTAAATTGTGAATCATATAGAATTgcataatattttagattttttttgtttagttttaagAGTTTTTACATTGTCACGTGTGTGTTATTAATGTAAAGGaaaatgaaatatcaaaattaaaatatttcaagatATTTAAAATGATGGACCATAACACTTTCATTTATTGGTAGACATTGACATTGATGTTCTACTAAGCATTCTCAAGTGTTTTAAAAAGATTAGgttaattatcattattaaaataaagagcTACATATTAATTCACAAAATAGTATAagataacattttaaaaaaaataaaacaattaaatataaatttaaatattaaataatatgaaaattttgtaaaaattaaaatatagaagAAATCATACTAACTTTTATTGAGGGTGACTCTAAATACAAACTCGTTTGAGTTTCACAATAATGAGTGAGGTAATACAAAAAATCGAACAAACAAATCCTGAGGTGTCGAAAGAatctctacaaaaaaaaatttagagtgGCAATGAAATTTATCATTGCCCGTAAGTTGGTAAGCAAAACCGAAAAAGTTCTACCATGTGATAATTGGTCATGTTCATGTAtggtaaaaaaatgagaaactcGTACAAATCAATGGATGATACATGTCAGAGGGCCTCCAAATGaaagataaatttcaaaaaGCATTTATGGCGGAAAATCGCCTAGGAATTCGCCATctttaaacaaaagaaaaataacttcAGATCTGACAACTTAATTTCTTTTGCTGCTAAGAATGAATGGTACACTATCTCGATAAAGTATCACCATGACATCAGTGGGTATGAATAGAAAATGACCCACaaaaaattgagaatattattcGGATTATAAAGTTCGGTACGAAAAATTCAATAtgactaaaataaatatgggtCCGAACAAAATAAAACACCAGCTTAAAAATCTATGTggtgaaaaaaaaaacgaaacACCTTTTAATACTAAAAAGACACGTCATATATTCCAATAACAAGAAGAAACAAGATTTTAAtttgtgaaaataaaataaagtaaaatggGTATTTTTGAATGTGATTtggttataattattattagaataatttaaaaaattaataaagtacAATGTGAAATTGTATCCAGGTTGAAATTTTGACATACCTAACATTGTTTCCAGGTTTAAATTTTGACTTTAAAATTCCCATATAcctaactaaaatatatatttgttaaggTCTAATTAAAGATTTCTTAagatatagtcaataacattaGCCTCCATAAATTGAACATATGAccatttgataataaataataactaagcACATAGGTTTGCCTATAACTAAAAGATTTAGTCACCCAACatgaaaaacaagttaaaatatcaaataataataaatactaaaaaaagatccatcattttcaacttaaaaaaaacactttaaagATGTACTACCTCCTCAATAAATCATTTACCTTAGGATAGctaaactattataaatatttaattcatattattaatttacatCTTAAATTTCAAGAACTCAATCAACTAGCTTAACAAGTATTACACTAAACTTTAGTTTATTATAGGAAGATAAAAAGGAAAGCACACTAACTTTAGTTTATTATAGGAAGATAAAAAGGAAAGCACACTTATGTAAGCACACTTATGTAGAATATGATAACACTCCTTATGAAATGGACATATATGCACTCGACTTAAAAGGAAACATAGCAACAATTGGCTTTCAAGAACTCGACTTCTCTTGCTTATTTATTGAGCTTCCGTAAATCTAAAATCAACAACAAACCATCAAGGATTTAAGATTGATTATAAGCGATTTAACATTGTTTATATTGTTTATAGAAAAGACAAAACAAATATGGTTGTGTACTTAAACTCACCCAAGTTCAAAGAGAGTTTTAAATGAGCTTCAGcataatctgaaaaaaaaaaaaaatcttcatattgaaaaaaaaaatcaagttagGCAGTTTTAGAGCATTTACATGAAATGATTCAACG is part of the Impatiens glandulifera chromosome 1, dImpGla2.1, whole genome shotgun sequence genome and encodes:
- the LOC124920120 gene encoding pentatricopeptide repeat-containing protein At3g09650, chloroplastic, whose protein sequence is MIQTLFTHYWVSPFSSSAVVFNTTGVINTAGGVKTKCLLQPQTAITTVGSQTSSISVDTQDQKLLFLLRQRKTEEAWLIYTNHDSILPSPTCLSRLVSQLSHQNTHEGLIRAQSILQRLRREQQLHRLDANSLGLLAVAAAKAGKVLYATSVIKSMLKSGYLPHVKAWSAVVSRLSSSPDDGPAEALKLFDSVLRRIRRIADPKVVADSKPDTAAYNAVLNACANLGHTNRFCQLFDEMPEFGCEPDVLTYNVMIKLLARAGRKDLLVCALETILNKEIPMCMTTLHSLVAAYVGFGDLDTAEDIVQAMREGRLDICKILRNANSENHIHIPNDPSFQKLLPISVWVSNRREPPLLPKPYAPDSRIYTTLMKGYMKEGRVTDTVRMLDAMRCQEDSSSHPDHVTYTTVVSAFVKSGSMDNAREVLAEMSRVGKPANRITYNILLKGYCQQLQIDKAKDLIKEMTFMKIDPDVVSYNTLIDGCITVDDSSGALTYFNEMREKGIAPTKVSYTTLMKAFASTGQPKQANKVFDEMLKDPRVKVDIVAWNMLVEGFCKLGFVEEAKKIIEQMKESGFNPNVSTYGSLAYGISVARKPGEALLLWNEIKERCNELKPDEGLLDTLADICVRAAFFRKALEIVACMEENGISPNKTKYKRIYVEMHSKMFTSKHASKARQDRRVERKRAAEAFKFWLGLPNSYYGSEWRLGPDDEDDRA
- the LOC124920121 gene encoding E3 ubiquitin-protein ligase UPL4-like; translated protein: MGSRGQKRTDFVEDMPADKRACSSLEFKPSSSNSMPVENPVVPPPPVNSVNSMPEVIDGGMDSSSLSASGRSESDTDTYGSCDSDGEPVHQNIRGYRPAAIAENRKFQRILSCLGEEGDKSGAMVVLTELCELLSFSPDGSLSSLIVEPLSPILVNLAKNETNPEIMLLSIRAMTYLCDVHPRSSSFLVQHDAVPALCQRLMAIEYLDVAEQCCEALQKISYGQPLACLQSGAIMAVLSFIDFFSRSVQRVAVSTVVNICKRLPSESLSSVTEAVPVLCNLLQYDDHQIVENVVTCLIKITERAQKSVDMLNELCEFGVIHQTTHLIGLSCKIALSMPIYSGLVGVYVKLASGSIRAVRSLFDHDIIAMVKDIFSSFDLSHSIASSHVTEGFSGQPHIHEVLKLLDVLLPAQRGNQNIELNLEKQAFLNDHPDLFQKFKKEILPILMQVVNSGASVHVCHGSLHVINKFVYFSEPEMLDELLRGTNISSFLAGVLTRKDRHIQILALQIVDILLQKLSDVFLNPFVKEGVSFAIDSLLIPDKRLQSVIPVNSGIQMPKGSSKTISPRSVVRCLCYAFHPSLASEGDTCEINESSIPSLAELIKKKYFATLLNDVKGTDVLCDLKALAASLNNLNILSLNEQKFQIMCQIMEKLIGGESASTFEFIESGIVSSLVTYLSCNQSTEGSSQINHVEKRFEEFGSLFLPSEDKEQIPLSVIVEKLQIALSSVENCHVFLNHGQRLRHSYASFPNGMCKPYPCLTVQFIREEGETSLSDYSDSVQTVDPFVSLNSIGWDLLPKVILHVNKEGEKHDADHLEIQESLENNNEQYNPSKSFEENRDSTSGLVFYLDETQMDLGLSLYQNIILVNNEEEIDGSRNLWSQLHKITYRRQRKQNYQTDVIHSENKDRTCWHQPFFFSNILSSAVINLDDPSVCDILVVLKSLEGINRSMFHLASHKKLHDFARGRTDNLDTLRAVISSIPMKEFVNVKLNEKLEQQMRDSLAVSVGSFPCWCLWLMESCPFVFGFDVKSKYFRLAAFSQPLNQPQQPSSNSDSRRLVGRVPKKKFLVCRDRILDSATKMMDLHARQKGVVEIEYNQEIGTGLGPTLEFFTLVSHEFQLSALGMWRDDYITNPTDGDSRTLVSSCGLFPRPMSSCSKTEVEFSDVIKKFVLLGQFVAKALHDGRVFDIPFSKAFYKLILGQELTLYDIHLFDPELGRSLLEFLAIVERHKYLKSINGEEFVVEDISCFRGTRIEDLCLDFTLPGYPNHFLSSASDSPKLVNLSNLEEYVNLVVEATIGDGISKQIEAFKSGFNQVFLIKHLRIFTEEELEHLLCGERRQWTKNELLDNIKFDHGYTATSPTIINLLEIIQEFDQEQQRHFLQFVTGAPRLPSGGLASLNPKLTIVCKNSGGCIDDGVLPSVMTCANYLKLPPYSTKEILREKLLYAIIEGQGSFHLS